In the Rhododendron vialii isolate Sample 1 chromosome 2a, ASM3025357v1 genome, TTAATATTTCCTCCACACTGTTCTTTAGCTTACTGTTATCCTAGGGGATATGTTTTGAGCAGTTTCACATGGCTGTAGTCGTAGCTTTTGCAGCATAGGCATGTGAGTATTTGGGACATCACGTTAGTACACTGATCTGAGCATTTCTGGCCCTGGATTCTTTATATCACGTGCAGCAAGCTAATGATATGATCATAAGCTTATATTTTGCATCTTCTTTGGTCTTGGGAGCATGTATTTATGAATGTTACATTGTTACCAGTCTAGCCGATTCGATGAACTGCCTGATGTTTTTGATCTAAGTGGAAAGCCTGGATCATTTGATGATGTGGATCCACAAACTACAAACCTATATGTCGGAAATCTGTCGCCTCAGGTTAGattttgttttgatattttgtgttctcagcttcttggtattaGGAAATGGAAGgctaattatttattttgtttctaaTATTTAGGTGGATGAGAATTTCCTGTTGCGGACATTTGGTAGATTTGGGCCTATTGCTAGTGTGAAAATAATGTGGCCTCGGACGGAGGAGGAACATAGACGACAAAGAAATTGTGGCTTTGTAGCTTTCATGAACAGAGCTGATGGACAGGCTGCAAAGGATGAAATGCAAGGTCTAATTGCCTGGGGATTCGGTTCAATTTAGCCTTTTGGATTATTGTCCTTAAGTATATCTTGTTATATGCTTACCTCCGTATGATCTCTACTCTCTTTGGCAATTTGATATTGCCAGCGATGCTGTATTCTTGCTATAACAATATATTCCACTGTGATAGTAGCAACCTTCACTTTTGCATTGTCTCCCTAAAGTTTTGATACATTGCCTATTGTTAGCCTTCATGCAGTGTTCTTTCTTCTAGTAAGCCAACATAGTAGTTAGTAGTACTTTACTGGCTACTATTTTTCAACATAGATACTAGATCACTACAAGAAGATCAGAAAAAGACTAGGCCTAGGTACGTTAAAGAAACTGGAACTTGAGTCGCTTTGTTCAAGAATGTGACTTAAGCTACTTGGGAGCACCCTCTGTCTAGGTGTCATATTTGAACATAGTTGCAACGAAACCCTGAAACCAGTCTAGCCCCTCATTAGCATGTCTTAAACTTTTTTGGTGATTGAATTGCTTTATGATCTCGTTGTGGGTGGGTGGGGAACCACTTTTTACCTATGTATCGTAGTTCTTTGTAATTTTGAGTTTGTGAGGGATAAAGAGGACTGACAACAAATTTTGTGTTCCAGGTGTTGTCGTTTATGAATATGAGTTGAAGATGGGGTGGGGTAAATCGGTTGCTCTTCCATCACAAGCTCTACCTGCTCCTCCTCCAGGACAAATGGCCATTAGGAGTAAGGAGGTCCGTCCACCGTCATATTTGAGCAATTAAAGGATGATATCTTGTACATTTTTCTTGAGCATCAATAGCATTTTTATCTGCTATTTGATTCTTAGGGGTGATAGTTTCTGAGATGACCTTAAATCAATAATTCCCTTAATACCTCTTTCAGATCTTAATTATCAGAATCTTACAATTCATGATTCACTATTTTTTTGGTGATTGTTATGATAACAATCTACGCTAGTTATTAGGGAGTAGAGTCAGTGCTGAATTTTGGGATTCATGGATTGGTTCACAATCCATTATGACAACTGACAGATTCTGAGCCTCTtttcacctctttttttttggtgaaaattgTAGAAACAACTTCTCAGACTGTTAAACGTGGAAATAACCAAGTCATGTACATAATTCGTTCATTATATGGTTAAGCATTTAATAGGATCCAGTATGACGGGCTCTTAACCCTGGTTTGATTGTCCCAAGAAAAAGCATTTTGTATGAGTATCTTTAATGTAAAATACTTTCTACCTGTGGATTATAGGGTGCTATTTTGTTTATAAGCGATATGGGGTCAGATTAGTGGGGCTTAACTATTCTACAATGCTTTGTTTTTGATatttaattcaatttttaactttttttggaCTGAGAGTTTTCCTATGCCTTTAAATGGTTTCCTTGCACTTTTTCTTCTCATTAGACTCTCTTGAAAGGTTTTTTAGACAGAGATTTCTAAGTCCCTGTTTCTACTTACAAAAAGGGGAATATTGTAGGGTTTTGATGAATCCGAATTTGGTAGTACTTAGACCCACATCTTCTGTGATGATGTAATCGTGACTTCTGAAATTAGCAAATTTGTGTTAAAGTCAAATCTTgtttacgtttttttttcttttttctaatagtTCATGTTCAATTTTAGGAGTTTCGGATTTCTTTTGATTCTGGATCCCCAAATTTAGGAATGTAGGATTTGATGAACATGATggtcctcaattttttttgttttttttttttttgctcggctcaatttttgttgttgatcaGAGATGGTCCTCTGTTAACTATGCTTTAAATAGAGAATTAAATAGTCTTTTCCTTGATTCATGACATAGTTGGTAATGTGATTTTATGATTGGCAGGGCGGCACTGTTATCTTGTCTGGTCCATCTGGCCCACCAGTTACTTCTGTCCCAAGCCAGAATTCTGAACTGGTAGGGTTTTACTCTCAGATTTCGATAATCAATGTCATGTAGTTATCTCTTGATGTCTTCATCTATTTTGTTGTTATGATAATGGACTGATAGTATGGACAAAAGGCTAGGGCACCTAAGGAGGCACAATCCATGCATGTAGGATGTgtacacaacacaacacaactgCAACTACTGTCCTAGATATAAACTCAGAAGTAATTGATACACAGTTCATACCCAATACAATGAAGTCGACAGCAGGTCCATTTCTCCATATAAACCACATCAAGCATTACGTAGCTAATAGTTGGACTACTCAGACCTCTTACCCATTTTACTTCCTCTCTCATCTACGCAATATTGCCCACACGCCACCTTGCAATGTACACCTAATAAGAAAGTGATCTACTTTTCTCCCAACATCCTTGCTTATTCAATACCATTTTACTACTTAAGTTATTTAGTTACAATGGAATTAGGCATGGTGTCTTTGACAATTGTAAGATCTTTCAATTGGTTACTATCAAAGCAGCGAGTGGGGTACTAAACCTGTTTTTGAAGGGAAAGAGGTACTTTGTGTATAGAGAATTCATTATGAGACTCAAAATGTCAGCCCACTGACCTTCATCTTCCACCAAAACATGCATCCTGTACAGGCTTCAAAGATGGCTCCACTTTGTCACCTTCCACGTGGACCTCGACAAAAATCTTAATGTTCCATTAACTTTGATTCGATTCCCACAGCCTATTTATCCCTGTTGCCTATCATTGCCCAGCAATTCTGAATGAAGTGCAAAGATTTTTTGTGCCCTACTGTAAACTGAACTCCCACACCATAAATCGCATAATagaagttaattttttgtgcCCTACTGTAAACTTGACCGTGTGTCAAAACATATTCCACTCTTCTCTTGATTTGTCACCACAATCTTCATAAACACCATAATTGATTATCAGATTATTGccttaaaacttaaaagaagtttCGCGTTTGACATCTAAAATGGAAGGTCGTGGATGGTTGGGTCTGTTAAGGTGttgaagagaaatagaaaaaaacataAGCAAATTTCAGTCACCCGTTCGTATAAAAAATATGATGCATTAGTCTATGCTTTTGTTTTCAAAGTTTAAATTTAGTTCGGTTTTTTATCTCTTTCTTAggattttatttggttttggTAGACTTTCTGAGACTTCAAATCCTAAGCTAAGCATGAGGTCATATTTTGTGGGATTTGGAAATTGAGATTATCTCAGGCTTTCTAGTTAATACTgcagagtctctctctctctctctgtgtaaaAGTAGGAGTGACCAAGCCTTGTAACTTTATGGTTCAAAAATAATTGGTTCACTTCCCAACCCCACCCCatctccttttcctttctttcaacCGGATAAGGACGACAACGTACATCTCTCTGGTTAACATATGCCCCTAGGCCCTAGCGTAGTTCTGAACGTGTTCTTTTGATATAAATCCGTGCGTGATGGCAGAACTTCTTGATACCTGACCTTTGTTGTCAATGTAGCGTGTTAGGTGCTCTATAATATCCCACCTCCAGGCTCCATTTATGGTTGATCCTTTCTGTTTTGTCTTAAGACTTATTTTCTTCCCAGTTGGATGCTTGGATATTTGGCCAGATAGACTGCACTTTCATGGTCATTTTACGTGGTTCTATGGAATGAGCGCGCAGGCATGGCCAACAAGATCTTGCTTCTTAATATGCCCCTGCGTTGTTTAGGATCATTTGCCCTACTCTTCATATGTAGGACAATAGGTTGTTGAATAGGTGGCTTCAGTGTTTGCCCCATATACTACCACAACTATGAAGGGCAGCTACACATACGACGTGGGATGCGATCAAATGGAGAAGCTTGAATATAGGATATGGAAAAGGATATGGGTACAGAAGCAATACATTTTGTAAATAATAACTTTTATTATGTTGTTATGCATAAAAATTATTACCAAAAGCTATTGTGCATTTAGCAAATGCAAAAATCAAAAGCAAGATAATGCCTAAAAAAGACAGCCATAAGTCATATCGAGCAAAGACATTCCCAACATCAATTCAatcctctcctcttctctccttCGTCTGCTATCCAACCTTTGGGTCGTCTAATCTTTTTGTTCCTCTCAGCATACCTGCTGTTACGAAGACCTCTTGCTTTGAGTCCCCATTCccttctttctgttttcttcttCGCGGTGTGAGTTGAACAGTGACTGGGGATTTTCTTCATTTCTAGAGATACAATATGTGTTGCTTTTACTTCCCAATAATGCACTTtttacagtttgaccccaatTGAGgccttttaaaaattatgttttgGCCCTGCCTTATCCCAGAAGTATCATGCTGTATCCATACCGACTCCCAGTCGCATGTTAAAATGCATgttaaaatgcaaaaaaaaaacactggaTACTTATTTGAGCCTTCGGGGTATCCAATGCGTATTGGGCTATATCAGGTGCGCAACGGTTTTATTGAAGTATCCCGTGCTTCATAAAAAGTCTGCCAATGCTAAGTGATCTTCCACCAACAGGACCAAAATGGCGGCATTTTTGGAGCATCTGTGCATCATAAACTACCAATGCTAACTGATCCTCCACCAACAGTCCCCTGTTTCTGATCATAGGTGTAGGGCCGTAGGCCGACTGGTCCCAAGTGACCTTTCCCCAAGACAGTCCGGCCTTCTCCCAGTTCACgcattcctttcttcttttaatttatgtttcGTTTCACTGATTATAAGATGTTTATCATGGAGTTATATATTTGCTTTAACATGAGTTTTGGCTGTATTCGTATTGATGGCTTGACCTGGTTGCGTAGGTTCTTACACCAAATGTTCCTGATATAACGGTTGTTCCACCTGAAGATGGTCATCTTCACCATGTAATTGATACAATGGCACTCTATGTTCTAGATGGAGGTTGTGCTTTTGAGCAAGCTATAATGGAGAGAGGCCGTGGGAAcccacttttcaattttttgtttgagcTGGGCTCAAAGGAGCATACTTACTATGTTTGGAGGCTGTATTCATTTGCCCAGGTACATACTGCTGAGGCCTAATTAAACGTGTCTCTTGCCTTGCTATATTCTTAGGTTCTGTAACTTCTGTTGTTGGATTTCTATTGCTTGCATAATATAATTGACTTGGCTGTTGTCAGTGATTACTGTTCAATAAAGTTGATTCTTCTATGTCTTACTACTGTCATTCTTGTTGTTAGTATTTGTTATTCCAATACCctcttttattataaaagtGGTTCTCAATATATGTTTATCCAAGACACACCATGTTTATATTATTTGGCTGTCAAGTTACCATATCCCTCATCCCATCTCTGGGTGCGGGATTAACAGTGTAACCGATAGAACACTCAGCATTGGCCTAGTTTTATTCAACCAGTATTAGTTTTTGGTACTGAATTATGGCATAATACCAACGCCAAAGGTCAAATAAGATATATTAGTAGATTCATGTCCCTTATTATTAGTTCAGAGTTAAGTTTCTGTACTGTTTCATCAATGTGGTACACAAAGAAACAATTAAACGGTCTTTTATGCATGTTAAATGCAGGGTGATACTCTTAAGCGGTGGCGAACAGAGCCTTTCATCATGATAACTGGTAGTGGGAGGTAAGCCATGTCTGCCTGTATGGAATTTGTTGTTAAGACTTCGGGACTCTGTTCGCTTTGGGTAGAGATACTCAACCCCTCTCTCTGCGTACTGTTTCCTTTAAGtcttctctccaattattactctcatctctctctcattaccccaaacctccctcaaaacccaacccaaaccaaacaaagcctagaTGTTTTGAGCTGTTCATATGTGAGGTTGTTAAACAAAACCACATGTATAAGCTGATAGTTATGCCTCTGTTTATCCAGATGGATGCCGCCTCCATTACCAACAGCAAAAAGCCCAGAGCTGGGGAAAGAGTCTGGATCGACATATGCTGCAGGAAGAACCAGGGTACCTTTAATTCTGGTCTTATTGTTCTCTTCAatgttttaaattatttttccatAGATGGTGTCATAGTGGATGAAGGTGGCGATTTTCTCCTTAAACATAATCCTTTTACTTGTTAACTTTGCAGCGAGTGGAGCAAGAACGAACACTTACTGAACCACAAAGAGACGAATTTGAGGACATGCTGCGTTCTTTGACATTAGAGAGGAGCCAGATAAAGGAAGCGATGGGTTTTGCTTTAGACAATGCTGATGCAGCTGGAGAGGTAATATTACTCTACCTCCCTCTTTTGGGCTCTGTTGTTGAAACCACATACTTGTGTACTAGTGCATGCCAGTGCTTAAAGGCATGGCTTGAACGATCAGTACACGCAAACAAATACTGGACATTCAACCTAATATATCAACCCCTGGCCAATGAATTCAACTTTGCGGAAACAATAACCCAAACAAATTTATTGACCTGTTTAACGTGAATCAGCAAGTGaagagcaaataatttttcattttctaacTTCTGTATGCACAAACTCAAATGCaaaaaactttgataaaataaaaaacaccatccaaacatcaatgcaaacaaaaaataatacataACACTGAAAATGCGTGTCTCGAGTAGATATATAaatgaacacaaaaaaatatgtatctTTGTATCTCTTGCTAAGAGATACATATATTGCATTACGGGTACTAATCAGGATTTGCTAGAAAATCCGATACCATTCTACATCAAGATTTTCCATAAGATTCTAAACCATATTAGATGTTTGTCGAATCCCTATCCAATACTTTCCATCGTCAAATCTCTATCCTCATCTGCCTCTAGCAATAGTAAAACTCATGTTTCGCTGACGCTACCTTCTAACCTAGAACCAGCAATGCTATGACTCAtgcacccacccacccacctcCACTGCCATATTCcaataattttcttttgttttcgtTTCTTGTGGGTTTTTTCTAGCAACAAATCCGTGCTATGAACGGGAGTTCAACAAAAGGATCTCAACACCAAAGATACATGTGCATTTTGAATTTCTAAATGAAAATGATCTCTACCTCTCTCATGTTTCTGCTCACAAAAATACTTTGTAAAACACTACATATGGATCATACAAACCAATTGTAtgagttttaacttttaaccgTTCTGCCTTCAACTGTCAAGATTCATAATGTACATAGAATAAAATTGCAAGACTGTCATAGTACTGATACTTTTGAAACAAATTGTGCAAAATATTTGGAGGTGGTTCTTTTATTAATATtgtgagaaaaaagagaaacattATTACACATTTGTGGGCAATACGCATGTGCTTAAATATACATAACGAGGGTGTTTCAATGATTTTGAAGTGTCACATGAAACAAAcctaattttcaaacttaaaattttaaattaaaacataaaatatctCACAATTAAATTATAGAAAATTGAGAGTTTATCTATTTGCTCCTTTAACTTTACATGGTTCAACCAAAAATACAACCATCTTATGTGTCCTCGAAGAAATTCGCCTTACAATGCACCCCATCCAAACATTGTAATGCAAAGATTataaaacataaataacaaaaGTTAAAACAGAGATgtttgttgttaaaaaaaaatctctttagAATTTTTCGagattaaacaaaaattaaagcaTGAATGAGCATTAATGGCTGAATCATtcaccaaaaaggaaaaaaaaaactttcttcaAGAAGTATTTTGAATTATAGATTtgtaaaaagataaaagaaaaaaaaaatggaaaagatcaATAATAGCAAGTGGAGTGTTGGTCAGTGGTAGGCACCATACACTCTATGCATTTGATAGGGGTTTAAACTTCATTAACTATAACTAACAATATTGATTTTAGGTagggaaaaaaatcaataataataaaatgacaTATGGTTGTATACCATTTTTCTTGCCTACGATGTGTCCCCAGAAAGCGATTATGAAAAGGGCAATCCAAACATTGATATTTGTCAATAGATAATAGAGAAAACCCAATCCCAATTAGCAAAAGCTTGTACCAAATTAAGATtaggcaaaaatcaaattaagatTCGGAGAAAATCACACTTCGCGTGAGCAAACATTACAATAGATTAAATTCATGCCATTACCTTGGTTGATGTTTGGTGTGCTCAAAAGAACCTTAGTAAATCTATAAACGACGTCTGAAACCACATAAatccatgaattttttttggatatgtAAGAAAGTAAAATCATAGAAAAATTATGTAAATCACACTCACTTTGGTTGCACATGATCTCCCTGTTGAATGGCTCTAAGAACAAActaaccatctctctctctattagaAATCCCATAAATTAAGGATGAAATGATTAGTTGTAAATCTTCCTTTTTAAAAGTTTCTTATAAGTGAGCCTATcagttaaacaattttttgatcaGCGGATACCTATATGCATATGGAGATTATGGGATCAATCACAAAATTACCTTGCTTTCCATAATTTATgacaatttgaatttgaatgagATAATAGATTGAAAATTCCATTAGATTAGGAGGGATGTGATTTATGTATTGACTAACATTACCTTAATCAAAAAGATCAAGGTTTGGTAAAGTAATGTTCCATTTCAGTTTCAAATCTTACACGtttgaaaataatgaaaattcaaaaacagaGTCCGAGATTTCGGTTCCACCATAAAtgtgctctttttttttgtcataaaaaaacaaagtacaGTATATACCAAaatgccattttgtagaatggagggtggagatttatgcagAAGGAGAGATAAATCTAGAGTGTTGGTTATGTTTGGGATTCAAAagcagctctgttttattatatagaaatttgaatttgaatgagATAATAGATTGAAAATTCCATTAGATTAGGAGGGATGTGATTTATGTATTGACTGACATTACCTTAATcaaaaaagatgaagttttgtAAAGTAATGTTCCATTTCAGTTTCGAATCTTACCCGtttgaaaataatgaaaattcaaaaacagaGTGCGAGATTTCGGTTCCACCATAAatgtgctcttttttttttgtcataaaaaaacaaagtgcAGTATATACCAAAATGCtattttgtagaatggagggtgGAGATTTATGCGGAAGGAGAGGATAAATCTGGAGTGTTGGTTATGTTTGGGATTCAAAAGCAACtctattttattatatagatagtTTATAGTCCCATCTGGTTGTGTTTTGGCCCACTATCAACAATATGGTAAACTTTGTTGATTCTCACACGGTTACACCTAATCCATTTCATCTGACTGTATTTTCATTGTTTTCCCCTTTCATTTTGATCCCGTAAATTATACTTAGAGAATGATATCTTGATGGAGCTATATTCAACTGCATGAACGTAGTGTGAAATGTTTTATGTAGAACAATAGATgggaaagaaataaaagaaagaggaaaggtTAATCTGCATCAGTGTTTAGGGTTTTGAAGCTGGTTAAAAAACTAattgtgtgaatttttttctgatttttaagtattttaattCTCGTAATTTTTTGAAAGTGCTTATATTGCTATTTTGCATTGCAGATTGTTGAAGTTTTAACCGAGTCTTTGACGCTAAGAGAAACCCCCATACCAACTAAAGTTGCGAGGCTCATGCTTGTTTCAGACATTCTTCACAATAGTAGTGCTCCTGTAAAGAATGCATCTGCATACCGTACAAAATTTGAAGCAACTCTGCCTGACATAATTGAAAGCTTTAATGACTTGTACCGTAGTATAACAGGAAGAATGACGGCTGAAGCCCTTAAGGTAAGTCTATTAATTAACCATGTGGATAGCTCTTCTCTATTATTTTCCTAATAGGGTCTCATTGAAATTATTTCTGACATTGTGCAGGAACGTGTTCTGAAAGTTCTCCATGCATGGACCGACTGGTTTTTATTTTCCGACGCATATATGAATGGATTACGAGCTACATTTCTGCGATCTGGAAATTCTGGTGTGATCCCTTTTCATTCTGTATGTGGGGATGCACCCGAAATAGAAAATAAGACTAGTTCTGAGGATACAATTAATGGTTCAGTTAACCAAGATGCTGCATTGGCAATGGACAAAGGTGCAGCCATGAAGGAACTATTAAGTCTTCCTCTCGCTGAGCTGGAAAGACGATGCAGACACAATGGATTATCTCTTGTTGGTGGCAGTGAAATGATGGTGGCACGATTGCTTTATTTGGAGGAGGCAGAAAAGCAGAGGGGCTATGAACTAGATGATGACTTGAAATATACCCAAAGCCAGTCGAGTTCAGGTCGATATTCAGGTGTCCGAAAAGAAACACCTATGGAAATGGAGCCAGTGGGATTGTCAGGATGGAGTCATTATGGGGTGGACGAGATGCGTTCACAAGGAAATGGGTCTTTACTGTTGGCCCCAAACAGACCTGTCCCACAGCCTGGACTAAAAGCTTCTGCAAATGAAGAAGATACTGATCGTGTTTTGCCTGCTTCTAAATGGGCCAGGGAGGACGATGAAAATGAGGATGAGCAACAGAGAAGTCCTAGGGATCTTGGGTTAAGTTACTCGTCTTCTGGAAGTGAGAATGTCGGTGATAGTCCTAATAGGGCTGACAAGATTGAGCTTGCGACGGAGCTAAGCATTTCAGCACATCCTGATATTGGGATGAATGAGGAACAAAGGTACTTTGTTCTGCCCCTGCTAACTGATGCCATAGGGGATGATGGGTTTTGGACATTTGATAGATGCagtttcattttatttaatttttggtattttaacAGTGGAAAGGATACTAATATGTGTGAAACAAAAAGGTTAAAAGGTGTTTGCTTAAATAGATAAGCTTATTTCTGAAACCATGGCTTAAATGTTCTACCAGTGGCCTGCTTTATTTTGCCAATGCcatcaaatttattttgttcATTCGTCAACTTGTCAAGCTCTTAGCCTTACTTTATTGCTGTACTGCTACCAATGATGTTTACATGTTGAACAGACAAAAGTTGAGACGTCTGGAGGTTGCGCTGATGGAATATCGTGAAACCTTAGAAGAGCAGGGAGTCAAAAAGCCGGAAGATATTGATAGGAAAGTTGCAATCCATAAAAGACGGTTGCTATCTGAGTACGGGTTATTGGATTCTAGTGAGGGTGTTCCAGCCAACAGTAAGTTCTAGTAGGGAGTTTAGAAGATAGTATTATAGATGATAGATATTCATACTGTTGCATTGTTCCCATACTCATTTCTAACATATGGTCCATATGCAGTGTTAATTTTTAGCCTTTAggctttgttgttttcttttctatttacattttcttctttatatcTCCTCCAGTTGTATGGTTTTTTAGAAATGAGTGAGGGTTCAAGTTCGGTTTTTTCTTGGGTTTTGGTCTTTAATCAAcgtagaaaagaaagaaagacacaATAAAATTAAGAGAACAAAGCATAAAGGAGTGAAAACTCAACTTGCTTCTTTTCTGGCATCAGCCTTCCTTATCAGTGAGGAGTGTATGTAGAAACATTGCTGAATAATCCTAGAACTATACTGCATTTTGGAAAAACCGAAGTTGTCATTGTTTTTATgatcttcaaaatattttgagaacacggatatcaaaattaaataactgAAGTCTAATATTTTCAACAACTCATAATGTTTATTGTAGTTTGCTGGGATATAGACACCAAATTCCTGGCGTGGTTAACTGGACTAAGTGAATACTGATACGTTTTATAGTTATTTTCGCCTCCACAATCCAGACGACTtgattgtttcttttatttacaCTTGTACTTGAGTTGTATCCGATTATCTTTCATGTGCTTTTGAGTTATTGACGCTCTCTCTAAGGCTGAGGTGAATTGGAGCGCAGCAATTGAGTCCTTGTTCAGGACCATTGTAGAAAAAGCTTTTTGTTAGAGGTTCTAGAGATAAGTAAGGGCAAATTTAATTGCATTTCTGTTATGCGGGGGGGACCTCAGATGAATGTCTCCAAATTCTTAAATTTGCAGAAAGATTATCTTTGGAGAGGGACAGAAGAGATGGTTCCCGCGACTCTTCGAGAAAGCGGCACCGGAGCCAGAGCCGAAGTGAAAGCCCCCCACGGAAATCATCCAGCAAAGAGAAGGATAAGAGAAGTGATTTGGACAGGGATCGAGAAAGGCACA is a window encoding:
- the LOC131317874 gene encoding protein RRC1 isoform X2 — translated: MRERRNQEHEHGRDGRHSESSSSSRFDELPDVFDLSGKPGSFDDVDPQTTNLYVGNLSPQVDENFLLRTFGRFGPIASVKIMWPRTEEEHRRQRNCGFVAFMNRADGQAAKDEMQGVVVYEYELKMGWGKSVALPSQALPAPPPGQMAIRSKEGGTVILSGPSGPPVTSVPSQNSELVLTPNVPDITVVPPEDGHLHHVIDTMALYVLDGGCAFEQAIMERGRGNPLFNFLFELGSKEHTYYVWRLYSFAQGDTLKRWRTEPFIMITGSGRWMPPPLPTAKSPELGKESGSTYAAGRTRRVEQERTLTEPQRDEFEDMLRSLTLERSQIKEAMGFALDNADAAGEIVEVLTESLTLRETPIPTKVARLMLVSDILHNSSAPVKNASAYRTKFEATLPDIIESFNDLYRSITGRMTAEALKERVLKVLHAWTDWFLFSDAYMNGLRATFLRSGNSGVIPFHSVCGDAPEIENKTSSEDTINGSVNQDAALAMDKGAAMKELLSLPLAELERRCRHNGLSLVGGSEMMVARLLYLEEAEKQRGYELDDDLKYTQSQSSSGRYSGVRKETPMEMEPVGLSGWSHYGVDEMRSQGNGSLLLAPNRPVPQPGLKASANEEDTDRVLPASKWAREDDENEDEQQRSPRDLGLSYSSSGSENVGDSPNRADKIELATELSISAHPDIGMNEEQRQKLRRLEVALMEYRETLEEQGVKKPEDIDRKVAIHKRRLLSEYGLLDSSEGVPANKRLSLERDRRDGSRDSSRKRHRSQSRSESPPRKSSSKEKDKRSDLDRDRERHSDRDRNRAHDPESRRGRDWEQEKSGSRERDDHDRAVSRKKDGDRRRRVK
- the LOC131317874 gene encoding protein RRC1 isoform X1; this translates as MNSFSITRKKTPYEKHKEEEEAKKKRAQDETARLYQEFVESFQGDSGSKTFVRGGTINPNEKLKTDSEGGNSKDEVSGSKKGSRYVPSFLPPPSTKGNDHEKKREEEKPKEKGKSRNIDKFLEELKKDQEMRERRNQEHEHGRDGRHSESSSSSRFDELPDVFDLSGKPGSFDDVDPQTTNLYVGNLSPQVDENFLLRTFGRFGPIASVKIMWPRTEEEHRRQRNCGFVAFMNRADGQAAKDEMQGVVVYEYELKMGWGKSVALPSQALPAPPPGQMAIRSKEGGTVILSGPSGPPVTSVPSQNSELVLTPNVPDITVVPPEDGHLHHVIDTMALYVLDGGCAFEQAIMERGRGNPLFNFLFELGSKEHTYYVWRLYSFAQGDTLKRWRTEPFIMITGSGRWMPPPLPTAKSPELGKESGSTYAAGRTRRVEQERTLTEPQRDEFEDMLRSLTLERSQIKEAMGFALDNADAAGEIVEVLTESLTLRETPIPTKVARLMLVSDILHNSSAPVKNASAYRTKFEATLPDIIESFNDLYRSITGRMTAEALKERVLKVLHAWTDWFLFSDAYMNGLRATFLRSGNSGVIPFHSVCGDAPEIENKTSSEDTINGSVNQDAALAMDKGAAMKELLSLPLAELERRCRHNGLSLVGGSEMMVARLLYLEEAEKQRGYELDDDLKYTQSQSSSGRYSGVRKETPMEMEPVGLSGWSHYGVDEMRSQGNGSLLLAPNRPVPQPGLKASANEEDTDRVLPASKWAREDDENEDEQQRSPRDLGLSYSSSGSENVGDSPNRADKIELATELSISAHPDIGMNEEQRQKLRRLEVALMEYRETLEEQGVKKPEDIDRKVAIHKRRLLSEYGLLDSSEGVPANKRLSLERDRRDGSRDSSRKRHRSQSRSESPPRKSSSKEKDKRSDLDRDRERHSDRDRNRAHDPESRRGRDWEQEKSGSRERDDHDRAVSRKKDGDRRRRVK